In Mustela nigripes isolate SB6536 chromosome 2, MUSNIG.SB6536, whole genome shotgun sequence, a single window of DNA contains:
- the P2RY14 gene encoding P2Y purinoceptor 14 yields MINSTTTQPPEESCSRNILITQQIIPVLYFVVFVAGTLLNGVSGWIFFYVASSKSFIIYLKNIVVADFLMSLTFPFKILADSGLGPWQINVFVCRVSAVLFYVNMYVSIVFFGLISFDRYYKIVKPLLTSFIHSVNYSKLLSVVVWMLMLLLAVPNIILTNQNATSEKVTHMKCVKLKNEMGLKWHKASNYIFVGIFWIVFFLLIIFYTAITRKIFKSHLKSRRNSISVKKKSSRNIFSIMFVFFVCFVPYHIARIPYTQSQTEAHYSCQSKEILLYVKEFTLLLSAANVCLDPIIYFFLCQPFREILCKKLHIPLKAQHDSETSRTKRGNITHESTDTL; encoded by the coding sequence ATGATCAATTCCACCACCACACAGCCTCCAGAGGAGTCCTGCTCCCGGAATATCCTCATCACTCAGCAGATCATTCCTGTGCTGTACTTTGTGGTCTTTGTCGCAGGGACCCTTCTCAATGGTGTATCTGGATGGATATTCTTCTACGTGGCCAGCTCCAAGAGTTTCATCATCTATCTCAAGAACATTGTTGTTGCCGACTTTCTGATGAGCCTGACCTTCCCCTTCAAGATTCTTGCTGATTCGGGACTCGGGCCGTGGCAGATCAATGTGTTTGTGTGCAGGGTGTCTGCTGTGCTCTTCTATGTCAACATGTACGTCAGCATCGTGTTCTTTGGGCTCATCAGCTTCGACAGATACTATAAAATTGTAAAGCCTCTTTTGACTTCTTTCATCCATTCAGTAAATTACAGCAAACTCCTGTCAGTGGTGGTCTGGATGCTCATGCTCCTTCTGGCTGTCCCCAACATTATCCTGACCAACCAGAATGCTACTAGCGAGAAGGTGACGCATATGAAATGTgtgaaacttaaaaatgaaatgggacTTAAGTGGCACAAAGCATCAAACTACATCTTTGTGGGCATCTTCTGGATTGTGTTTTTTCTGTTGATCATTTTCTATACTGCCATCACGAGGAAAATCTTCAAGTCCCACCTTAAGTCCAGAAGGAATTCCATTTCAGTCAAGAAGAAATCTAGCCGCAATATATTCAGCatcatgtttgtgttttttgtctgttttgtacCTTACCACATTGCCAGAATCCCCTACACACAGAGCCAGACAGAAGCTCATTACAGCTGCCAGTCAAAAGAAATTTTGCTCTATGTAAAAGAATTCACTCTGCTACTATCGGCTGCAAACGTATGCCTAGatcctattatttatttctttctatgcCAGCCATTTAGAGAAATATTATGTAAGAAACTGCACATCCCATTAAAAGCTCAGCATGACTCAGAAACTTCCAGAACCAAAAGAGGAAATATAACGCATGAAAGCACAGACACTTTGTGA